tgttattattaataattaatgatattcatctatgtgaagacactaatcatgttaatgatttcttataataattatcaacactgatttaacaaagtaggaaacagctatttttagaaaaggcccacgggctactcatgtggttcTTAAGGGCTACCTGGTGCCtgcgggcaccacgttggtgacccctggtgtaTAGGTTTACAAGCTCAAacaaatttttataatattcattttattgtcGATTCATTGTCTAGCTTCACTCAGGCTGCAGTGTTTCACAACCTGACTGCTACACTCTCAGAAAAAGTAACTTGCCTTTTGTATACGTTTAATTTTCTTACCTTAGAAAAGTGAatgtaatacagtaatcccctgtttatcgcggtggttcCGATACCGcccgcgataaacgaaaaaccgcgaTAGACggatgccaccccaaaaatgctattttatgtatacagtactgtactgtattacattttacttcattttataatcaataattatatttttattaatacatttaattcttttaacataaaactcccaaggttttggtctatcgtgctatccgcgagaCCATTTTGCTatcagccaaacaaatgagttatgtggcaaatgcaattcggTGATAAACAGGAGGCACCCGATTCTAACCATGGTaaagcaggggattactgtacactTCTGAAAACTCATTTAAGGTGTATTTATTGTAGGAATTTAAAAACCACACGATATGGAATGAAGGTGCAAAAGATGATTTATTAATAACGTTTTTTGCCTGCACTAGGTGTCCATCTAGGTAGTGAACAAACTCTGAACCACCTGGGATACAAAGTAGTCCCTTGGTCCCTTTACCACTACTGAAACTCAGGTTAAATAATTCCTGCTGACATTGAATTTGCTTGCTCATTGTTCTCATTTAGTTGTGTTCAATGTTGGTAAATTAAGTCCAAGTCCATGTTATATAAATGGCATATGCATAATTAGTGTCAGGTTACGCATGTGCTTGAGTCCAAGTCCAAGTGAGTGGTTTTGAAGTTCACCTTCCTGTTTGCCtgtattatttttcaaaatgttaaaGTTTTACAATAATGTCTGGACCACTGGCTTTAACAAAAgcatgacaaataaataaaaataaaactttctaGATATAATTTACACGTAATTGTGGGCTaccatatacaatatatttaaacttGCTAATTTTACTATTTTGAAcattaatgctttaaaaaaaaaaaaacaatggtttTGTTCATACAGTGTGTTCTCTTGTTAAGCAAACATACTGAGACTAAGCTGCCTAAACCTTATCTGTTATGATTTCAGATTATTCTAATAGAcagtaattaataattttaccAATAGAATAGTTCAGTCCTTGGGATAAACAGTGTCTAAGAATATGATAACATTTagagcatttggcagacacccttatccaaatCGACTTTCATTTATCTCAGGCATACAGAtatagggttaagggtcttgctcagtggcccaggagtggcagctgggtgtggttgggatttgaactcacaacgtTCAGTTATAAAGTCTAATTCTATAACTACTATGCTACCATCTCCTCATATGATGCTCTCTCTTCTATTGTCCCCCAAATCCCTTCATTAGTGTCATATTTAAGTACACAACACTGACCTCAAGTGTTGtagttttttaatgcatttcccaaaaatatgaatttttcaAAAAGCCATGCAGTGGTCCTGGGCTTAATAATCCCACTCACTGAATCCAATATAACACTAGAAAAATGCAGTGTAATAGAGCAATTGTAACTCAACCCCATATGTTTAACTCATCCCTGCATGTGTATCTTCTGAATAGTTCTTAAGTCCTGAGGACTGAATACTGAAATTAACGTCTCACTTTGGCTTTAGTAAGCTCAGTGTTTCAAgaacaatacattttaacaaaaatgtaaagctATATAGCACAAACCATTTGCTGCTTTCTAGTGAAGAAGCTAAGAACATATAGAAccataaacacaaaaaatacaaactttTTTCCAGAACTACTGTAGGACATCAGAAAGTAAATCCTCCACAGTCAAAAGCATCGAAGTCTGAGTCGCCCTCAAAGTCAAAGCTGTTATAATGAGGCGAGTCGACGGTCTCGGCGCAGACGTGGTGGTAGGATGCCTCTCCTCCAACCTCTGGAAAACCCATTGAATGGGTGATCTCAGGTGCTTGAGCAGGAACATTTGAGGAGCCAGAACAGGTACTTAGGTAACCCAATGCTGATGAGGCAGCAGCCCCGCCCATCAGTAAACAGACTGCCCTGACAGCACGCACATCACTGCTGTTACCATGGCGCAGGCAGTTGTTGGAGTGAAAGCGCAGAGACTGGGGGCTTTGGTCTTGGCGTTCACATATACTACCTAAAAGATACAAAATGCAATTCTAAATGGTGTAAAATATAGAGCTGATGaaagacaatacacataacaaaCTAGGCGATACACAGTTATTTTTATAACTGGAACCCTACAAAAGAATTGTAacaaaaaatttatattcataagAGTATTTCTCTTTCTTAACACCATGTAATATgtgaaaatataattaacattcaatatttcatttgcttttttattgttttttggaATTTAATGATACATTAAGCTACAGCACTACATTGAAACCCACCTCTGCTTCTAAAGGAGCTCTCTCTGGATTGGGTACGTGGAGACTGAAGCTCTTTCTCGGTGGGTGTGTCTGGCAGAGAACCTCTGTCTGTGATACAGGGGGAGATGCTTTGTTGCCGCTtcagcaatgatgatgatgatgcactCTAAAACAGAAACAGGCACTGATTATGCCTCAATTACACAAAAtactggtggtctagtggttaggatgcggcgctctcaccgctgcggcccgggttcgatccccagtcagggaaccaaccccagcctttagggttgcacaagccattgcactcttagtgccaatCCCAAGCCCgcataaatggggagggttgcgttaggaagggcatccagcgtaaaaacgtgccaaatcaatgcggatcatgaatacggattatctgctgtggtgacccctaatgggagaagccgaaagaaatttTTACTGAACTTAAAAAGATGAGTTTTCTACTGTAAAGTTATAGTCCCTCCATTGTAAGCCTTCCATACCAgatattacatttacactgaCACTGTGTACAGTAGGTGTAAAGATAAGTTGACGTTTCTAAACCAACAGTTACATTGAGGTGTGTAAAAACCTACATTtgcatgtgaaagctgacttAACTGTAGTTTTAATAAACTTAACAAAAATGGGCTGCAAGTAACAATAATTACAAAGTACACCTGTATGGCATCTCCTAAATTGAGCAGAAAATGTATGCACAAGGACATTTTACCTAATAAAATGACCACTGAGAATCATTCAAAtcagtttttattaattaaaagtacaattacattttgtattttgttgatTATATCTACTGTTACAAGTCACAAGTTTGTATTAAATTGAAAATTATATTACTCATTCACACATAtctaaatacaattttattgttatagtgcttttaacaatgaaccaATGTCctaaagcaactttacagaaatcaaatataaattttcaatGTATAAATTAGTCTCAAATTGTATCCATAAGCttttccctaatgagcaagccagtggtggcAATGCCACGGAAAAAACTCTCTGaaatggtataaggaagaaccagtgagagaaaccagactcaaaaaggagacatatcctcatctgggtgtcaCCGAACATCCATTCAtcatagttccatcattgttaaggtta
The genomic region above belongs to Silurus meridionalis isolate SWU-2019-XX chromosome 20, ASM1480568v1, whole genome shotgun sequence and contains:
- the si:ch1073-83n3.2 gene encoding uncharacterized protein si:ch1073-83n3.2, whose translation is MTTAGVQRGFLKKYGGFMFKQWKEKYVVLTAEGRLMLCKDADSPPEQVVVLQSNCQSIVEGKEILDLPRLPPGGRRDCCFALILPQNKFILLLSDNPDDCSQWLKIIKKVKESASSSSLLKRQQSISPCITDRGSLPDTPTEKELQSPRTQSRESSFRSRGSICERQDQSPQSLRFHSNNCLRHGNSSDVRAVRAVCLLMGGAAASSALGYLSTCSGSSNVPAQAPEITHSMGFPEVGGEASYHHVCAETVDSPHYNSFDFEGDSDFDAFDCGGFTF